Proteins from one Oenanthe melanoleuca isolate GR-GAL-2019-014 chromosome 1, OMel1.0, whole genome shotgun sequence genomic window:
- the ZYX gene encoding zyxin isoform X3: MEGPGGAEKMASPGAPGTRMTSTVSINISTPSFYNPQKKFAPVVAPKPKVNPFKAGGASESSLPPPPGPSAQRAQIGKVGEIPLPPTSLLAEDLPLPPPPPPGEDASFSSNCAFPPPPPPFEEPFPPAPEEAFPSPPSPPPPPPPMFDEAPVSKVPAPQVRGKMSSVDLEIDSLSVMLDDMEKNDPFKSRITPGSTSSLEKPLAPKAPVEIPVPPAPKDAPHSFPSKFTPKPSGSSSFKPSGVDLNPTPTPWAAPQQRKEPQAPVPPPPSLPSAPPMPKFSPSPVAGSPKSVSKSGDNVPMAPSNSTRSPTSLQTQFTAPSPSGPSSRPQPPNFTYAQQRERPRVQEKPRPTEQPAAAKDTHRPTGNSADPPRGNSCLTMKEVEELEKLTQKLMKDMEHPPPAEAATSELCGFCRKPLSRTQPAVRALDRLFHVECFTCFKCEKQLQGQQFYNVDEKPFCEDCYASTLEKCSVCKQTITDRMLKATGNSYHPQCFTCVMCHTPLEGTSFIVDQSNQPHCVDDYHRKYAPRCSVCSEPIMPEPGKDETVRVVALEKNFHMKCYKCEDCGKPLSIEADENGCFPLDGHVLCIKCHTVRAKTAR, encoded by the exons ATGGAGGGGCCTGGAG GTGCTGAGAAGATGGCctccccaggtgccccagggACCCGCATGACATCCACAGTCAGCATCAACATTTCTACTCCTTCCTTCTACAACCCACAGAAGAAGTTTGCGCCTGTGGTTGCCCCTAAGCCCAAGGTGAACCCCTTCAAGGCTGGGGGTGCATCAGAGTCATCGCTGCCCCCACCACCTGGTCCTAGTGCCCAGCGTGCTCAGATAGGGAAGGTCGGGGAGATTCCATTGCCACCCACGTCCCTGCTGGCAGAAG ACCTGCcgctgccacctcctcctccacccGGGGAGGATGCAAGCTTCTCCTCAAACTGTGCATTTCCACCACCCCCACCACCCTTTGAAGAACCTTTTCCACCTGCCCCAGAagaagcttttccttctcctccttctccaccacctcctcctcctccaatGTTTGATGAAGCACCTGTGAGCAAGGTTCCTGCCCCACAG GTACGTGGCAAGATGAGCAGCGTTGATCTTGAGATTGACTCACTGTCTGTAATGTtggatgacatggagaagaaTGACCCCTTCAAATCCCGG ATAACTCCAGGATCCACAAGTTCTCTGGAGAAACCATTGGCTCCAAAAGCCCCTGTGGAAATACCAGTACCACCTGCACCCAAAGATGCTCCTCATTCCTTTCCTTCCAAGTTCACACCAAAGCCAAGTGGAAGCTCATCTTTCAAGCCCTCTGGGGTGGATTTGAACCCCACCCCAACCCCAtgggcagccccacagcaaCGCAAGGAGCCCCAGGCACCAGTTCCTCCACCCCCATCTCTCCCTTCTGCTCCACCTATGCCTAAATTCTCCCCATCTCCTGTTGCTGGCTCTCCTAAATCTGTGTCCAAATCAGGTGACAATGTTCCCATGGCTCCCTCAAATTCAACAAGATCTCCTACATCCCTTCAGACTCAGTTCACAGCCCCTTCACCTTCAGGCCCCTCCTCTAGACCACAGCCCCCCAATTTCACCTATGCCCAGCAGAGGGAAAGACCCCGAGTGCAAGAGAAGCCACGCCCAACAGAACAACCTGCTGCTGCAAAAGACACG catAGACCCACAGGTAACAGTGCAGATCCACCTCGGGGGAATTCCTGTCTGACAATGAAGGAGGTAGAAGAGCTGGAGAAGTTGACCCAGAAACTAATGAAGGACATGGAGCATCCAcccccagcagaggctgcaaCTTCTG AGCTCTGCGGCTTCTGCCGGAAGCCCCTGTCACGAACCCAGCCAGCTGTGAGGGCCCTGGACCGCCTCTTCCACGTGGAGTGCTTCACCTGCTTCAAGtgtgagaagcagctgcaggggcagcagttcTACAACGTGGATGAGAAGCCGTTTTGTGAGGACTGCTATGCT AGCACCTTGGAAAAGTGCAGTGTCTGCAAGCAGACCATCACAGACCGGATGCTGAAGGCCACTGGTAACTCATACCATCCCCAGTGCTTCACCTGTGTGATGTGCCATACCCCCCTGGAGGGGACCTCTTTTATTGTGGACCAGTCCAACCAGCCTCACTGTGTGGATGACTACCACAG GAAGTATGCTCCACGCTGCTCAGTCTGTAGTGAACCTATCATGCCAGAGCCTGGAAAGGATGAGACAGTGCGTGTTGTTGCACTGGAGAAAAATTTCCACATGAAATGTTACAAGTGTGAG gACTGTGGGAAGCCCTTGTCCATTGAAGCAGATGAGAATGGGTGCTTCCCTCTGGATGGGCACGTGCTGTGTATCAAGTGTCACACTGTCCGTGCAAAAACAGCACGCTGA
- the ZYX gene encoding zyxin isoform X1, giving the protein MVKQLWLGEAFFASWEETLRLGSSSASRCCCCRCCRRSGQPSSPAPTAAAGGGIPRYPRGAEKMASPGAPGTRMTSTVSINISTPSFYNPQKKFAPVVAPKPKVNPFKAGGASESSLPPPPGPSAQRAQIGKVGEIPLPPTSLLAEDLPLPPPPPPGEDASFSSNCAFPPPPPPFEEPFPPAPEEAFPSPPSPPPPPPPMFDEAPVSKVPAPQVRGKMSSVDLEIDSLSVMLDDMEKNDPFKSRITPGSTSSLEKPLAPKAPVEIPVPPAPKDAPHSFPSKFTPKPSGSSSFKPSGVDLNPTPTPWAAPQQRKEPQAPVPPPPSLPSAPPMPKFSPSPVAGSPKSVSKSGDNVPMAPSNSTRSPTSLQTQFTAPSPSGPSSRPQPPNFTYAQQRERPRVQEKPRPTEQPAAAKDTHRPTGNSADPPRGNSCLTMKEVEELEKLTQKLMKDMEHPPPAEAATSELCGFCRKPLSRTQPAVRALDRLFHVECFTCFKCEKQLQGQQFYNVDEKPFCEDCYASTLEKCSVCKQTITDRMLKATGNSYHPQCFTCVMCHTPLEGTSFIVDQSNQPHCVDDYHRKYAPRCSVCSEPIMPEPGKDETVRVVALEKNFHMKCYKCEDCGKPLSIEADENGCFPLDGHVLCIKCHTVRAKTAR; this is encoded by the exons ATGGTCAAACAACTTTGGCTGGGCGAGGCTTTTTTCGCGAGTTGGGAGGAAACGCTGCGGCTCGGCAGCTCCTCCGCctctcgctgctgctgctgccgctgctgcagGCGGTCGGGGCAGCCGAGCAGCCCGGCCCCGACAGCCGCAGCCGGGGGTGGCATTCCCCGGTACCCCCGAG GTGCTGAGAAGATGGCctccccaggtgccccagggACCCGCATGACATCCACAGTCAGCATCAACATTTCTACTCCTTCCTTCTACAACCCACAGAAGAAGTTTGCGCCTGTGGTTGCCCCTAAGCCCAAGGTGAACCCCTTCAAGGCTGGGGGTGCATCAGAGTCATCGCTGCCCCCACCACCTGGTCCTAGTGCCCAGCGTGCTCAGATAGGGAAGGTCGGGGAGATTCCATTGCCACCCACGTCCCTGCTGGCAGAAG ACCTGCcgctgccacctcctcctccacccGGGGAGGATGCAAGCTTCTCCTCAAACTGTGCATTTCCACCACCCCCACCACCCTTTGAAGAACCTTTTCCACCTGCCCCAGAagaagcttttccttctcctccttctccaccacctcctcctcctccaatGTTTGATGAAGCACCTGTGAGCAAGGTTCCTGCCCCACAG GTACGTGGCAAGATGAGCAGCGTTGATCTTGAGATTGACTCACTGTCTGTAATGTtggatgacatggagaagaaTGACCCCTTCAAATCCCGG ATAACTCCAGGATCCACAAGTTCTCTGGAGAAACCATTGGCTCCAAAAGCCCCTGTGGAAATACCAGTACCACCTGCACCCAAAGATGCTCCTCATTCCTTTCCTTCCAAGTTCACACCAAAGCCAAGTGGAAGCTCATCTTTCAAGCCCTCTGGGGTGGATTTGAACCCCACCCCAACCCCAtgggcagccccacagcaaCGCAAGGAGCCCCAGGCACCAGTTCCTCCACCCCCATCTCTCCCTTCTGCTCCACCTATGCCTAAATTCTCCCCATCTCCTGTTGCTGGCTCTCCTAAATCTGTGTCCAAATCAGGTGACAATGTTCCCATGGCTCCCTCAAATTCAACAAGATCTCCTACATCCCTTCAGACTCAGTTCACAGCCCCTTCACCTTCAGGCCCCTCCTCTAGACCACAGCCCCCCAATTTCACCTATGCCCAGCAGAGGGAAAGACCCCGAGTGCAAGAGAAGCCACGCCCAACAGAACAACCTGCTGCTGCAAAAGACACG catAGACCCACAGGTAACAGTGCAGATCCACCTCGGGGGAATTCCTGTCTGACAATGAAGGAGGTAGAAGAGCTGGAGAAGTTGACCCAGAAACTAATGAAGGACATGGAGCATCCAcccccagcagaggctgcaaCTTCTG AGCTCTGCGGCTTCTGCCGGAAGCCCCTGTCACGAACCCAGCCAGCTGTGAGGGCCCTGGACCGCCTCTTCCACGTGGAGTGCTTCACCTGCTTCAAGtgtgagaagcagctgcaggggcagcagttcTACAACGTGGATGAGAAGCCGTTTTGTGAGGACTGCTATGCT AGCACCTTGGAAAAGTGCAGTGTCTGCAAGCAGACCATCACAGACCGGATGCTGAAGGCCACTGGTAACTCATACCATCCCCAGTGCTTCACCTGTGTGATGTGCCATACCCCCCTGGAGGGGACCTCTTTTATTGTGGACCAGTCCAACCAGCCTCACTGTGTGGATGACTACCACAG GAAGTATGCTCCACGCTGCTCAGTCTGTAGTGAACCTATCATGCCAGAGCCTGGAAAGGATGAGACAGTGCGTGTTGTTGCACTGGAGAAAAATTTCCACATGAAATGTTACAAGTGTGAG gACTGTGGGAAGCCCTTGTCCATTGAAGCAGATGAGAATGGGTGCTTCCCTCTGGATGGGCACGTGCTGTGTATCAAGTGTCACACTGTCCGTGCAAAAACAGCACGCTGA
- the ZYX gene encoding zyxin isoform X2 produces MVKQLWLGEAFFASWEETLRLGSSSASRCCCCRCCRRSGQPSSPAPTAAAGGGIPRYPRGAEKMASPGAPGTRMTSTVSINISTPSFYNPQKKFAPVVAPKPKVNPFKAGGASESSLPPPPGPSAQRAQIGKVGEIPLPPTSLLAEDLPLPPPPPPGEDASFSSNCAFPPPPPPFEEPFPPAPEEAFPSPPSPPPPPPPMFDEAPVSKVPAPQITPGSTSSLEKPLAPKAPVEIPVPPAPKDAPHSFPSKFTPKPSGSSSFKPSGVDLNPTPTPWAAPQQRKEPQAPVPPPPSLPSAPPMPKFSPSPVAGSPKSVSKSGDNVPMAPSNSTRSPTSLQTQFTAPSPSGPSSRPQPPNFTYAQQRERPRVQEKPRPTEQPAAAKDTHRPTGNSADPPRGNSCLTMKEVEELEKLTQKLMKDMEHPPPAEAATSELCGFCRKPLSRTQPAVRALDRLFHVECFTCFKCEKQLQGQQFYNVDEKPFCEDCYASTLEKCSVCKQTITDRMLKATGNSYHPQCFTCVMCHTPLEGTSFIVDQSNQPHCVDDYHRKYAPRCSVCSEPIMPEPGKDETVRVVALEKNFHMKCYKCEDCGKPLSIEADENGCFPLDGHVLCIKCHTVRAKTAR; encoded by the exons ATGGTCAAACAACTTTGGCTGGGCGAGGCTTTTTTCGCGAGTTGGGAGGAAACGCTGCGGCTCGGCAGCTCCTCCGCctctcgctgctgctgctgccgctgctgcagGCGGTCGGGGCAGCCGAGCAGCCCGGCCCCGACAGCCGCAGCCGGGGGTGGCATTCCCCGGTACCCCCGAG GTGCTGAGAAGATGGCctccccaggtgccccagggACCCGCATGACATCCACAGTCAGCATCAACATTTCTACTCCTTCCTTCTACAACCCACAGAAGAAGTTTGCGCCTGTGGTTGCCCCTAAGCCCAAGGTGAACCCCTTCAAGGCTGGGGGTGCATCAGAGTCATCGCTGCCCCCACCACCTGGTCCTAGTGCCCAGCGTGCTCAGATAGGGAAGGTCGGGGAGATTCCATTGCCACCCACGTCCCTGCTGGCAGAAG ACCTGCcgctgccacctcctcctccacccGGGGAGGATGCAAGCTTCTCCTCAAACTGTGCATTTCCACCACCCCCACCACCCTTTGAAGAACCTTTTCCACCTGCCCCAGAagaagcttttccttctcctccttctccaccacctcctcctcctccaatGTTTGATGAAGCACCTGTGAGCAAGGTTCCTGCCCCACAG ATAACTCCAGGATCCACAAGTTCTCTGGAGAAACCATTGGCTCCAAAAGCCCCTGTGGAAATACCAGTACCACCTGCACCCAAAGATGCTCCTCATTCCTTTCCTTCCAAGTTCACACCAAAGCCAAGTGGAAGCTCATCTTTCAAGCCCTCTGGGGTGGATTTGAACCCCACCCCAACCCCAtgggcagccccacagcaaCGCAAGGAGCCCCAGGCACCAGTTCCTCCACCCCCATCTCTCCCTTCTGCTCCACCTATGCCTAAATTCTCCCCATCTCCTGTTGCTGGCTCTCCTAAATCTGTGTCCAAATCAGGTGACAATGTTCCCATGGCTCCCTCAAATTCAACAAGATCTCCTACATCCCTTCAGACTCAGTTCACAGCCCCTTCACCTTCAGGCCCCTCCTCTAGACCACAGCCCCCCAATTTCACCTATGCCCAGCAGAGGGAAAGACCCCGAGTGCAAGAGAAGCCACGCCCAACAGAACAACCTGCTGCTGCAAAAGACACG catAGACCCACAGGTAACAGTGCAGATCCACCTCGGGGGAATTCCTGTCTGACAATGAAGGAGGTAGAAGAGCTGGAGAAGTTGACCCAGAAACTAATGAAGGACATGGAGCATCCAcccccagcagaggctgcaaCTTCTG AGCTCTGCGGCTTCTGCCGGAAGCCCCTGTCACGAACCCAGCCAGCTGTGAGGGCCCTGGACCGCCTCTTCCACGTGGAGTGCTTCACCTGCTTCAAGtgtgagaagcagctgcaggggcagcagttcTACAACGTGGATGAGAAGCCGTTTTGTGAGGACTGCTATGCT AGCACCTTGGAAAAGTGCAGTGTCTGCAAGCAGACCATCACAGACCGGATGCTGAAGGCCACTGGTAACTCATACCATCCCCAGTGCTTCACCTGTGTGATGTGCCATACCCCCCTGGAGGGGACCTCTTTTATTGTGGACCAGTCCAACCAGCCTCACTGTGTGGATGACTACCACAG GAAGTATGCTCCACGCTGCTCAGTCTGTAGTGAACCTATCATGCCAGAGCCTGGAAAGGATGAGACAGTGCGTGTTGTTGCACTGGAGAAAAATTTCCACATGAAATGTTACAAGTGTGAG gACTGTGGGAAGCCCTTGTCCATTGAAGCAGATGAGAATGGGTGCTTCCCTCTGGATGGGCACGTGCTGTGTATCAAGTGTCACACTGTCCGTGCAAAAACAGCACGCTGA
- the ZYX gene encoding zyxin isoform X4, producing the protein MASPGAPGTRMTSTVSINISTPSFYNPQKKFAPVVAPKPKVNPFKAGGASESSLPPPPGPSAQRAQIGKVGEIPLPPTSLLAEDLPLPPPPPPGEDASFSSNCAFPPPPPPFEEPFPPAPEEAFPSPPSPPPPPPPMFDEAPVSKVPAPQVRGKMSSVDLEIDSLSVMLDDMEKNDPFKSRITPGSTSSLEKPLAPKAPVEIPVPPAPKDAPHSFPSKFTPKPSGSSSFKPSGVDLNPTPTPWAAPQQRKEPQAPVPPPPSLPSAPPMPKFSPSPVAGSPKSVSKSGDNVPMAPSNSTRSPTSLQTQFTAPSPSGPSSRPQPPNFTYAQQRERPRVQEKPRPTEQPAAAKDTHRPTGNSADPPRGNSCLTMKEVEELEKLTQKLMKDMEHPPPAEAATSELCGFCRKPLSRTQPAVRALDRLFHVECFTCFKCEKQLQGQQFYNVDEKPFCEDCYASTLEKCSVCKQTITDRMLKATGNSYHPQCFTCVMCHTPLEGTSFIVDQSNQPHCVDDYHRKYAPRCSVCSEPIMPEPGKDETVRVVALEKNFHMKCYKCEDCGKPLSIEADENGCFPLDGHVLCIKCHTVRAKTAR; encoded by the exons ATGGCctccccaggtgccccagggACCCGCATGACATCCACAGTCAGCATCAACATTTCTACTCCTTCCTTCTACAACCCACAGAAGAAGTTTGCGCCTGTGGTTGCCCCTAAGCCCAAGGTGAACCCCTTCAAGGCTGGGGGTGCATCAGAGTCATCGCTGCCCCCACCACCTGGTCCTAGTGCCCAGCGTGCTCAGATAGGGAAGGTCGGGGAGATTCCATTGCCACCCACGTCCCTGCTGGCAGAAG ACCTGCcgctgccacctcctcctccacccGGGGAGGATGCAAGCTTCTCCTCAAACTGTGCATTTCCACCACCCCCACCACCCTTTGAAGAACCTTTTCCACCTGCCCCAGAagaagcttttccttctcctccttctccaccacctcctcctcctccaatGTTTGATGAAGCACCTGTGAGCAAGGTTCCTGCCCCACAG GTACGTGGCAAGATGAGCAGCGTTGATCTTGAGATTGACTCACTGTCTGTAATGTtggatgacatggagaagaaTGACCCCTTCAAATCCCGG ATAACTCCAGGATCCACAAGTTCTCTGGAGAAACCATTGGCTCCAAAAGCCCCTGTGGAAATACCAGTACCACCTGCACCCAAAGATGCTCCTCATTCCTTTCCTTCCAAGTTCACACCAAAGCCAAGTGGAAGCTCATCTTTCAAGCCCTCTGGGGTGGATTTGAACCCCACCCCAACCCCAtgggcagccccacagcaaCGCAAGGAGCCCCAGGCACCAGTTCCTCCACCCCCATCTCTCCCTTCTGCTCCACCTATGCCTAAATTCTCCCCATCTCCTGTTGCTGGCTCTCCTAAATCTGTGTCCAAATCAGGTGACAATGTTCCCATGGCTCCCTCAAATTCAACAAGATCTCCTACATCCCTTCAGACTCAGTTCACAGCCCCTTCACCTTCAGGCCCCTCCTCTAGACCACAGCCCCCCAATTTCACCTATGCCCAGCAGAGGGAAAGACCCCGAGTGCAAGAGAAGCCACGCCCAACAGAACAACCTGCTGCTGCAAAAGACACG catAGACCCACAGGTAACAGTGCAGATCCACCTCGGGGGAATTCCTGTCTGACAATGAAGGAGGTAGAAGAGCTGGAGAAGTTGACCCAGAAACTAATGAAGGACATGGAGCATCCAcccccagcagaggctgcaaCTTCTG AGCTCTGCGGCTTCTGCCGGAAGCCCCTGTCACGAACCCAGCCAGCTGTGAGGGCCCTGGACCGCCTCTTCCACGTGGAGTGCTTCACCTGCTTCAAGtgtgagaagcagctgcaggggcagcagttcTACAACGTGGATGAGAAGCCGTTTTGTGAGGACTGCTATGCT AGCACCTTGGAAAAGTGCAGTGTCTGCAAGCAGACCATCACAGACCGGATGCTGAAGGCCACTGGTAACTCATACCATCCCCAGTGCTTCACCTGTGTGATGTGCCATACCCCCCTGGAGGGGACCTCTTTTATTGTGGACCAGTCCAACCAGCCTCACTGTGTGGATGACTACCACAG GAAGTATGCTCCACGCTGCTCAGTCTGTAGTGAACCTATCATGCCAGAGCCTGGAAAGGATGAGACAGTGCGTGTTGTTGCACTGGAGAAAAATTTCCACATGAAATGTTACAAGTGTGAG gACTGTGGGAAGCCCTTGTCCATTGAAGCAGATGAGAATGGGTGCTTCCCTCTGGATGGGCACGTGCTGTGTATCAAGTGTCACACTGTCCGTGCAAAAACAGCACGCTGA
- the ZYX gene encoding zyxin isoform X5 gives MEGPGGAEKMASPGAPGTRMTSTVSINISTPSFYNPQKKFAPVVAPKPKVNPFKAGGASESSLPPPPGPSAQRAQIGKVGEIPLPPTSLLAEDLPLPPPPPPGEDASFSSNCAFPPPPPPFEEPFPPAPEEAFPSPPSPPPPPPPMFDEAPVSKVPAPQITPGSTSSLEKPLAPKAPVEIPVPPAPKDAPHSFPSKFTPKPSGSSSFKPSGVDLNPTPTPWAAPQQRKEPQAPVPPPPSLPSAPPMPKFSPSPVAGSPKSVSKSGDNVPMAPSNSTRSPTSLQTQFTAPSPSGPSSRPQPPNFTYAQQRERPRVQEKPRPTEQPAAAKDTHRPTGNSADPPRGNSCLTMKEVEELEKLTQKLMKDMEHPPPAEAATSELCGFCRKPLSRTQPAVRALDRLFHVECFTCFKCEKQLQGQQFYNVDEKPFCEDCYASTLEKCSVCKQTITDRMLKATGNSYHPQCFTCVMCHTPLEGTSFIVDQSNQPHCVDDYHRKYAPRCSVCSEPIMPEPGKDETVRVVALEKNFHMKCYKCEDCGKPLSIEADENGCFPLDGHVLCIKCHTVRAKTAR, from the exons ATGGAGGGGCCTGGAG GTGCTGAGAAGATGGCctccccaggtgccccagggACCCGCATGACATCCACAGTCAGCATCAACATTTCTACTCCTTCCTTCTACAACCCACAGAAGAAGTTTGCGCCTGTGGTTGCCCCTAAGCCCAAGGTGAACCCCTTCAAGGCTGGGGGTGCATCAGAGTCATCGCTGCCCCCACCACCTGGTCCTAGTGCCCAGCGTGCTCAGATAGGGAAGGTCGGGGAGATTCCATTGCCACCCACGTCCCTGCTGGCAGAAG ACCTGCcgctgccacctcctcctccacccGGGGAGGATGCAAGCTTCTCCTCAAACTGTGCATTTCCACCACCCCCACCACCCTTTGAAGAACCTTTTCCACCTGCCCCAGAagaagcttttccttctcctccttctccaccacctcctcctcctccaatGTTTGATGAAGCACCTGTGAGCAAGGTTCCTGCCCCACAG ATAACTCCAGGATCCACAAGTTCTCTGGAGAAACCATTGGCTCCAAAAGCCCCTGTGGAAATACCAGTACCACCTGCACCCAAAGATGCTCCTCATTCCTTTCCTTCCAAGTTCACACCAAAGCCAAGTGGAAGCTCATCTTTCAAGCCCTCTGGGGTGGATTTGAACCCCACCCCAACCCCAtgggcagccccacagcaaCGCAAGGAGCCCCAGGCACCAGTTCCTCCACCCCCATCTCTCCCTTCTGCTCCACCTATGCCTAAATTCTCCCCATCTCCTGTTGCTGGCTCTCCTAAATCTGTGTCCAAATCAGGTGACAATGTTCCCATGGCTCCCTCAAATTCAACAAGATCTCCTACATCCCTTCAGACTCAGTTCACAGCCCCTTCACCTTCAGGCCCCTCCTCTAGACCACAGCCCCCCAATTTCACCTATGCCCAGCAGAGGGAAAGACCCCGAGTGCAAGAGAAGCCACGCCCAACAGAACAACCTGCTGCTGCAAAAGACACG catAGACCCACAGGTAACAGTGCAGATCCACCTCGGGGGAATTCCTGTCTGACAATGAAGGAGGTAGAAGAGCTGGAGAAGTTGACCCAGAAACTAATGAAGGACATGGAGCATCCAcccccagcagaggctgcaaCTTCTG AGCTCTGCGGCTTCTGCCGGAAGCCCCTGTCACGAACCCAGCCAGCTGTGAGGGCCCTGGACCGCCTCTTCCACGTGGAGTGCTTCACCTGCTTCAAGtgtgagaagcagctgcaggggcagcagttcTACAACGTGGATGAGAAGCCGTTTTGTGAGGACTGCTATGCT AGCACCTTGGAAAAGTGCAGTGTCTGCAAGCAGACCATCACAGACCGGATGCTGAAGGCCACTGGTAACTCATACCATCCCCAGTGCTTCACCTGTGTGATGTGCCATACCCCCCTGGAGGGGACCTCTTTTATTGTGGACCAGTCCAACCAGCCTCACTGTGTGGATGACTACCACAG GAAGTATGCTCCACGCTGCTCAGTCTGTAGTGAACCTATCATGCCAGAGCCTGGAAAGGATGAGACAGTGCGTGTTGTTGCACTGGAGAAAAATTTCCACATGAAATGTTACAAGTGTGAG gACTGTGGGAAGCCCTTGTCCATTGAAGCAGATGAGAATGGGTGCTTCCCTCTGGATGGGCACGTGCTGTGTATCAAGTGTCACACTGTCCGTGCAAAAACAGCACGCTGA